One genomic region from Drosophila subpulchrella strain 33 F10 #4 breed RU33 chromosome 2R, RU_Dsub_v1.1 Primary Assembly, whole genome shotgun sequence encodes:
- the LOC119549327 gene encoding inorganic pyrophosphatase, with protein MLAEITRRSFFASRAVARLSGLIPTSSAPLASSCRHIQTERKSTKPVQMALYETVEKGARNSPSYSLYFKNKCGNVISPMHDIPLYANEEKTVYNMVVEVPRWTNAKMEISLKTPLNPIKQDIKKGKLRFVANCFPHKGYIWNYGALPQTWENPDHIEPSTGCKGDNDPIDVIEIGYRVAKRGDVLKVKVLGTIALIDEGETDWKIIAIDVNDPLASKVNDIADVDQYFPGLLRATVEWFKIYKIPDGKPENQFAFNGDAKNADFATTIIAETHKFWQNLVNQSGVSSSISTTNITNRNSEHVIAKEEAEKLLSEAPEGGQVEEVSDTVDTWHFIHLK; from the exons ATGTTGGCTGAAATtacaaggcgttcgttttttGCTTCACGTGCAGTCGCCCGTTTGTCCGGATTGATTCCAACCTCATCAGCGCCCTTGGCCAGCAGTTGCAGACACATTCAGACAGAGCGGAAGTCCACGAAACCAGTCCAGATGGCCCTGTACGAGACCGTTGAGAAGGGCGCCAGGAACTCGCCCAGCTACAGCCTGTACTTCA AAAACAAGTGCGGCAATGTCATCTCGCCGATGCACGACATTCCACTGTACGCCAACGAGGAGAAGACCGTCTACAACATGGTCGTGGAGGTGCCACGTTGGACCAACGCCAAGATGGAG ATTAGCCTCAAGACCCCGCTGAACCCCATCAAGCAGGACATCAAGAAGGGCAAGCTGCGCTTCGTGGCCAACTGCTTCCCGCACAAGGGCTACATCTGGAACTACGGAGCCCTGCCCCAGACCTGGGAGAACCCCGACCACATTGAGCCCTCCACCGGCTGCAAGGGCGACAATGATCCCATCGATGTCATCGAGATTGGCTACCGTGTGGCCAAGCGCGGCGATGTCCTAAAGGTTAAGGTGCTGGGCACCATTGCCTTGATTGATGAGGGCGAGACCGACTGGAAGATCATTGCCATTGATGTGAACGATCCGCTGGCCTCCAAGGTTAACGATATCGCCGATGTGGACCAGTACTTCCCCGGACTGCTGCGTGCCACCGTTGAGTGGTTTAAG ATCTACAAGATTCCCGATGGCAAGCCGGAGAACCAGTTTGCCTTCAACGGCGATGCCAAGAACGCGGACTTTGCCACCACCATCATTGCCGAGACCCACAAGTTCTGGCAGAATTTGGTGAACCAGAGCGGCGTTTCCAGCTCCATTTCCAC CACCAACATCACCAACCGCAACTCGGAGCACGTCATTGCCAAGGAGGAGGCCGAGAAGCTGCTGTCCGAGGCCCCCGAGGGCGGACAGGTGGAGGAGGTGTCCGACACAG TCGACACCTGGCATTTCATTCATCTCAAGTGA